Proteins from a genomic interval of Pectinophora gossypiella chromosome 4, ilPecGoss1.1, whole genome shotgun sequence:
- the LOC126382376 gene encoding ornithine decarboxylase 2-like isoform X1, with the protein MGSKQNGVSKTFTGALVLDGNSPEDVARAMIENRQKESFFLLDLDEVCRRLDHFKEVMPRVEICYAMKANDWEPILKLVISQNIGFDCASPGEIYKVLKLGASPTSIVFALPTKTAYQMTYAREAGVKHTTFDSSYELKKLKQYWPDAHLLIRIRVDGECIYKLGEKFGCDFETEAVALLEEAAALGLKVVGVAFHVGSACSSVDSHAIGLQRARKLFDHEARAGRQMKIVDIGGGFMSDRTDRVDKVAQQVNTALEEYFPERDVLVVAEPGRYVVDSAATLYNSINNIRRVTKDNKPVNMIYLNDGLHGSMRYAEPWTTVEKLSIGQKNGVEIDQEELEEAILWGPTCDSTDRIMEKAAIRLPRCSPFDWLVFKLQGAYTFVFHGPFSSIEIPLMRSVVSLELWNKIKDHPVFSPEDFVSNPDISAPLPSTLPPKIHRDQINGFNASLLDKV; encoded by the exons ATGGGCAGCAAGCAAAACGGAGTAAGCAAGACCTTCACAGGAGCCCTGGTGCTAGATGGTAACTCTCCAGAAGATGTTGCCCGGGCCATGATAGAAAACCGACAAAAGGAATCTTTCTTCCTGCTAGACTTGGACGAGGTTTGTCGACGACTCGATCACTTCAAAGAGGTCATGCCGAGGGTGGAAATATGTTACG CAATGAAGGCGAACGATTGGGAACCGATCCTGAAACTGGTGATTTCTCAAAACATCGGCTTCGACTGCGCGTCGCCAGGTGAAATCTACAAGGTTCTCAAACTCGGTGCATCACCTac GAGCATCGTGTTCGCGTTGCCTACAAAGACTGCGTATCAGATGACATACGCACGGGAAGCTGGCGTGAAACATACCACCTTCGACAGTTCTTACGAGTTGAAAAAGTTGAAGCAGTACTGGCCTGATGCCCA tcttCTTATAAGAATCCGAGTTGACGGAGAATGTATCTACAAGCTAGGAGAAAAGTTTGGCTGTGACTTCGAAACTGAAGCCGTTGCTTTACTCGAGGAAGCTGCTGCGCTTGGACTAAAG GTGGTAGGCGTGGCCTTCCACGTGGGCAGTGCGTGTTCATCAGTCGACAGCCACGCCATCGGTCTGCAACGAGCTCGGAAGCTGTTCGACCACGAGGCGAGAGCCGGAAGACAAATGAAGATCGTCGACATTGGAGGAGGCTTCATGAGTGATAGGACTGACAGGGTTGATAAG GTAGCCCAGCAAGTAAACACAGCTCTAGAGGAGTATTTCCCAGAACGAGATGTTCTTGTAGTCGCTGAACCGGGAAGATACGTGGTTGACTCTGCCGCTACTCTGTACAATAGTATTAACAACATTCGTCGG GTGACAAAGGACAATAAACCAGTAAACATGATCTATTTAAACGATGGTTTGCACGGGTCGATGAGGTATGCTGAACCCTGGACAACTGTAGAAAAGTTATCT ATTGGCCAGAAAAACGGGGTAGAAATTGACCAGGAAGAATTAGAAGAGGCCATTCTCTGGGGTCCAACTTGCGACTCCACTGACCGTATAATGGAGAAAGCTGCAATTCGTCTGCCAAGATGCTCTCCATTTGACTGGCTGGTCTTCAAGCTACAAGGAGCGTACACATTTGTGTTCCATGGCCCCTTTTCCAGCATCGAAATACCGCTGATGAGATCTGTTGTATCCTTGGAATTGTG GAATAAAATAAAGGATCATCCAGTATTTTCTCCGGAGGATTTTGTATCGAACCCCGATATCTCTGCTCCCCTGCCGTCTACACTACCACCCAAGATACACCGGGACCAGATAAACGGATTCAATGCTTCATTATTGGACAAAGTTTAA
- the LOC126382376 gene encoding ornithine decarboxylase 2-like isoform X2, which translates to MKANDWEPILKLVISQNIGFDCASPGEIYKVLKLGASPTSIVFALPTKTAYQMTYAREAGVKHTTFDSSYELKKLKQYWPDAHLLIRIRVDGECIYKLGEKFGCDFETEAVALLEEAAALGLKVVGVAFHVGSACSSVDSHAIGLQRARKLFDHEARAGRQMKIVDIGGGFMSDRTDRVDKVAQQVNTALEEYFPERDVLVVAEPGRYVVDSAATLYNSINNIRRVTKDNKPVNMIYLNDGLHGSMRYAEPWTTVEKLSIGQKNGVEIDQEELEEAILWGPTCDSTDRIMEKAAIRLPRCSPFDWLVFKLQGAYTFVFHGPFSSIEIPLMRSVVSLELWNKIKDHPVFSPEDFVSNPDISAPLPSTLPPKIHRDQINGFNASLLDKV; encoded by the exons ATGAAGGCGAACGATTGGGAACCGATCCTGAAACTGGTGATTTCTCAAAACATCGGCTTCGACTGCGCGTCGCCAGGTGAAATCTACAAGGTTCTCAAACTCGGTGCATCACCTac GAGCATCGTGTTCGCGTTGCCTACAAAGACTGCGTATCAGATGACATACGCACGGGAAGCTGGCGTGAAACATACCACCTTCGACAGTTCTTACGAGTTGAAAAAGTTGAAGCAGTACTGGCCTGATGCCCA tcttCTTATAAGAATCCGAGTTGACGGAGAATGTATCTACAAGCTAGGAGAAAAGTTTGGCTGTGACTTCGAAACTGAAGCCGTTGCTTTACTCGAGGAAGCTGCTGCGCTTGGACTAAAG GTGGTAGGCGTGGCCTTCCACGTGGGCAGTGCGTGTTCATCAGTCGACAGCCACGCCATCGGTCTGCAACGAGCTCGGAAGCTGTTCGACCACGAGGCGAGAGCCGGAAGACAAATGAAGATCGTCGACATTGGAGGAGGCTTCATGAGTGATAGGACTGACAGGGTTGATAAG GTAGCCCAGCAAGTAAACACAGCTCTAGAGGAGTATTTCCCAGAACGAGATGTTCTTGTAGTCGCTGAACCGGGAAGATACGTGGTTGACTCTGCCGCTACTCTGTACAATAGTATTAACAACATTCGTCGG GTGACAAAGGACAATAAACCAGTAAACATGATCTATTTAAACGATGGTTTGCACGGGTCGATGAGGTATGCTGAACCCTGGACAACTGTAGAAAAGTTATCT ATTGGCCAGAAAAACGGGGTAGAAATTGACCAGGAAGAATTAGAAGAGGCCATTCTCTGGGGTCCAACTTGCGACTCCACTGACCGTATAATGGAGAAAGCTGCAATTCGTCTGCCAAGATGCTCTCCATTTGACTGGCTGGTCTTCAAGCTACAAGGAGCGTACACATTTGTGTTCCATGGCCCCTTTTCCAGCATCGAAATACCGCTGATGAGATCTGTTGTATCCTTGGAATTGTG GAATAAAATAAAGGATCATCCAGTATTTTCTCCGGAGGATTTTGTATCGAACCCCGATATCTCTGCTCCCCTGCCGTCTACACTACCACCCAAGATACACCGGGACCAGATAAACGGATTCAATGCTTCATTATTGGACAAAGTTTAA